ACAGAGTGAAGGAAGAGGATGcctttgcatgttttctgtagGTTGTGTTGATGTTAAACTTACAGCAGCCAGTCGACAGCGACCAGGAGGCTGATGTCCTGAGTGGGCAGCCCCACCGCCGTGAGGATCAAAAGCATGGTCACCAGTCCAGCACTGGGGATGCTGGCTGCTCCCACACTGGCCAGGGTGGCTGTCATACTGAATAGGAGACAAGTTCCATTCTCAGCAGGAGGACAAACAGCAGGCTGTAAGGCTCAAATATTACCACTGACGCTATTCACTTTTAATATTCAGCCACTCTATTTCTAACAAAAATGGAATGaccataaattaaatatttaaaatcacaaatcaatCCAATTAGGGAGTGTATGAGACTACAACAAAGTTTAAAATCATCTTAATTAAACTGAACGTCAGAATCATCCACAACCTCACTGTAATTCCAGAACTACTGGATaggatttcatttaaattaagtgCATATTGAGCAGAATATGACTAATTTATTGCTAAAATGTTGTGTGACGTGTATGTGATATACGCCATGTGACATCTTTCTGTAGCCACATTCTCACCTGACAGTAACAATCTGACCCCAGTCGAGCACAATCCCATTCATCTGAGCGATGAAGATGGCAGCCACAGCCTCATAAAGTGCCGTGCCGTCCATGTTAATGGTGGCACCCACTGGGAGGACAAAACGTGTTACTCGCTTGTCGATGCCCAGGTTCTCCTCTAAGCATCGGAATGTGACAGGCAAGGTACCGGCGCTGCAGCAAGGCAAACAGGAAGAAATGCTTTGCTATTACAGTCAGGAATAGTTCGTAAACCCATCACCCAGACTGGCAGAATTAAAAAACTCCACCACAAATTATAGACTGCTGAGAATTAATCTGAAGGGGTCACACTTGTGAAACTTAATTACACTTCTTCTACTCATGCTGAAATAAATCCATTCTAAACTATGTTGATCTATTACATAAAATAGACTAATACAGGCTTTCAAGAGTTTAACTTCACCAAGGAAACAAAATTCTACAAGTTGAAATTCAGTGCTAAAAACAGCAGTTGTGACTCAGtggtgttttgtctcttttttttttttttttttgtctgttaatTAATAAGTGTTTCTTGTTGAGGGTGGAACAGTGAGCAGGCCAAAGCATGAGAGAACGGAGGTCACCTCAGCAGGGAAAATGCTGCATCCATGTCATTAATAAAACATCAAGTAAAGGGAATCTATCCCACGTAGAGGCAAAGCGAGAAGCCACCGTTTGCAAGActactttatttttactatttgaAGTAAAGGATGAAAAAGGGAATCTGAGTATGCTTAAAAACATGCAGCTCACTGGAGAGAAAACCTGATTTGAACACAGTCAGGGTCACACAGTCTGAATCCTAGAATATCCAACAGGAACAAAGGTAGAAATCCCTCATACCTGGATGCTGTTCCAAGTGCTGTGACCCAAGCTTGGAATATTCCCATGAAGAACTTGAAGGGATTTTCCTTTACTATCACAAAATATATCAGCGGCAGGAAGATGCCTCCATGGATGATGAGACCCACTATCACAGTGATCATATACATCCCAAGCTGCCGCGCAACTACCTCCAAGTCAGCAATGGAGATGATCTTTCCACAGATGAGGCAGGCAATACCAACAGGAGAATACCTGAGCACAGGCACAGAATATGTTTGTGATGGgaattacttttttaatttgatgTCTGCAGGTATGTAATTAGTGTTATGAATATATCAAAATGTAGTACAAGTTATGGAGTTATAGATACTCATCAATGCCATTGTGGAGAGCAAAAGGGGATGGTTTGGACAGCACTTACCACATAATTGCACCAACAAGCCTCATAACAATCTCATTCAGGACATTGAAAAATTCCAGCATCAGTTTGGCCTTTTCTCCCATTTTCCCCATAATAACTCCAAAGGCGACAAAGAATCCAATCAAACCTGCAAACACAGGATGCAGTAACACTAAATGGGATGAACCTGTCTCATAGGAAATTAATATCACAGAATGAAGGATAATCACCTATGAAAGTGCACATTTTTGGatatataacaatataacaTAACAAAAGATAATAATATTGTGAGATGTAAAAATGGATATTGAGTTCATACACCCACTCtagctctgtctttttttcttgccattTAGCAGACCATCTCAAAATCTGAACAAATTTAGCTTTGATTTGGATACAGTCAGGACAGTCAAAACAAAGTGAGgtatttttaagcatttttcttATGAAATGCTGAATTTTCTCTCCTGGCACATGTATGCCAGGACTGTCTGTCACTACATTTTGAAACAGATCTGGATCCAGATCATTAATTCTGCACCACTGGGGGTGGTATGACTTATCTGACTtatctttttttcattatataactaaaaatgaaaaaaggactTTTTCTTTAACAACTGCAGTGGGTGTGTTTCAAACTTTTCACCTACCCAGGACATTCATCCCACTCTTGAACTGAAGCGACCTTTTGACTGTGAATTGCGGAGGTGCTTTGGTTCTGTTAGTGGGCACTTGCACTTTTGTGGTTACTGTCTGGATCTGGACACgaagcaaagaaaataacaaacagttgGAGCAACTGAACTATGAATCAGACTTCTTATGGTGTGTGAAAGCATGTGAGACACCTACCTGCTGAAAGCACGCCTGCACCAAGTTCTCTGGGAAAAGATTCCTGATGAGATCGAAAAAAGCATCTACGCTGGACACCTCATCATTCTTCTTTCCCTGCCCGAGATTAGCCCTAAGCTTGGGGTTCCCGGGATGGATGAGCAGCACCAGGACCACTCCGAGTACTGCTGCGATCACCGTTGTTGACATGTAGTACACCATGGCCCTGGTGCCTAAGCGGCCACTGGATTTGGCATCCAAACCGGCCAGTCCTGTTGGCATAGGAAACTAAAGTAAGTGTTCAATATTAAAAGCCTATAATATAGTGCATGTTGTTGCCTGGACagatttcagtttgattttgtcaatgaatgcatttttcaaTTGCAAATGACCTCTTCATTATGTAATAAACACCAAAATGTTGCAGTTAAGTAAAGATAAAGTCCTCTCATCATTCAAGTGCTAATGTCCTCCCAGTCAGACCAGCTTACAACATTTGAACTGTGAAGCCTCCACATATAAAAAGTGCTACTGGTGCTGTAGACATATTGTgcaaatatttagaaaaaaagaaaaagaaactctgTACTCAGGAATGTCACATGAATTGCTCCTGAAGGGCGATGGCTCAGTCAGAAACTTGATTACACATTTGCCCTTAGCTGGACAAATGGACATATTTTTGGAATTCAATTTTTTAAGCATGACAGCAAGTGAGTGAAACTGTGTTTTTGGGCTGACTGGGACTAAAGTACAGTATCTTAAGCGTGACTTGATTTGTGCAGTTGTGGTATTTCACACAGCTAGCGATATGGATAACCTTATGCAGCCATGTGAATTTAGTATTTGTCGACAGATTTCGTAGTCCTAGTTTTAGTTTTTCAACCGTAGCACAATTTTAACTTTTCCCAAACAATCCCAGCTGcatatctgtatctgtgtgcCTCACATCCTCCACACAGGTCTTGTGTAAGCACATAAAGCCTGAAAAAACCTGCCCACTCTCACCTTTCCTGTTGCAGCTCAACTCCCAGGAAACAATAAGCCCCTCCATGCTTCCTCATTTCAGGACAGTAGTCAACAAATTGAGCAGAACATTAGCAGCAGCTACTGTAACTCACCCACCTGTGACCAGACTGGAAACAACAAGAGGCAAAATAAGCATCTTCAGCATCCTCATTAGGATCTCCCCAGGGAAGGCAATGATCATAATAATATCAGGATGGAGAGGCGATATGTGCCGCAGCAGCATTCCAGCAATGGAACCCAGAAAAACACCTGAAATGgtgagaaaacataaataaaacacaaagccGGGTGATTGAGTCTAACTGTGAATATACCAACATCTGTGaggtttttttctcattaattagCATAACAGCCTGTCATCTGAAGGTTATCTGGTGTTGCCAGTACGTGCTGTGATAATTCCATACGTGTGTGTACAACTTTGATCAGGTCACTTATGTTTCACTTCACAGCAGATAATAACATGACATCAGATATAACTCTGTACATCTGTCAACAACTAATTGCAATGAAAACTAATGCTGAAAACAacacctttttcttctttaaggTTGTCTCTTGTACATTCAAGCAACATAAAAAAGTAACTTGTCACATACagtgttttacagtttaaagGCATTGTGACCCCAGAGACAGAAGATCATGGAATCTTTTCGAATACTTGCTATTTTACCATCAAGAAAGAAGCTGTGGGCCATTTTAATTGATACCATTTCATCTCAACAAGAAGGTTCTGTATTTGAAAGGCTGGTTTGTATGTTTTCCATGTGTATGAATTTTCTCCTGATGTTCCAAAGACTTACAGGTAAAGCAAGTTGCCTGAACATGTAAATTGGTTTGTCTGCCTGAGTATGCAAGTGCAGTGATGGACTCAAtggatccatccatccatccatccattttctataccgcttatccgtcagggtcgcagggagctgcagcctatcccagctgactacgggcgagaggcggggttcaccctggactggtcgccagtcaatcacagggccaacacacaaagacagacaaccacacactctcacactcacacctaggggcaatttagagtagccaattaacctaatgtgcatgtttttggtgttgtgggaggaagccggagtacctgggaccctcttgctatgaggcgacagtgctaaccactgcaccgtCATGCCGCCCCTCAATGGATCCAGTATAGTTTATTCCctgctttttttgtgaaatgcatCCTGGGAAAGACTGCAGGCCCCCGTGACCCTAAACAGGAGAATATAATGGATAGAAGTGACCGGAACCAGGAAAAACTTACCAAGGATTGTGAGAGTGAGAACCATGTTCTTCATGATTTTATCGCACAGACTGCCGCATGCACTCTCAGGAGTGTCCACGTTGTTCTCCAGGTGGCTCTCGTCCATCCTGACCTCCACTTGCTTCTGCATTTTGTTggcactgaaataaataaagaagaatgAGCAGCAGGTATTAATTACTGACAGATTTTTAAGTCACACTATGATGAATTTCTCATATTTTCCATATGTTTTTGGTTGTAGAGCTGCAGACAGGTTTGGTAATCAAAATACTCATGTAAACATAAATTAACGGTATTTTCAGCTTGGTTGTGCATTCCTGCATGCAGCTTTGGTAATTTTTGTCAGTGAGGGATTTTTCTCGTCATCACAATGATCAGCTCTTACTGGTTGGTCTGAGCAGATACATAGACAGGGCTGGAATCTTGGTGGGTAACATGAACCCACACATTATGGCCTCCAGCAGAGTAACTCCACTATATGTACTAGGGAGACACATATCTGTCTATAGCCTTAGTAGGGCAACAGTAGAAGCGTAACACATTGGGTGCTGGTTGCaccaaactgagaaaaaaaaggaagaatggTTCATCTAAAGAGTGGTATCTATTCTTGGTGATTAGAAGAACATACAATGATGACTGAATTCCCAATTCAGTCATCATATTGCATACAAGATTAGTGTTTTTGAAAAACTGTTATTGAATCATTAAGTGATGAATGAGGCCTCATGCACACATGATTAAACTCAACTGATTCTGCATTCTTAATGCAtgaaaatttgtgaaaaaatTGCAGATGCCCTTTTCTAATTAATGACTGATATTTCCAAATAATTAGCACAGAATCAATAAAGAGGCCACTTATAatctgcattttaaacaaatgattcCACTTTTACATTTGAAGAAACAGAACACCAGCTGTTAGTCACATCCTTCCatctgctactgctgctgcttcttctgtaGGGTGTCTATTCCAGGTAATTTATGATATGAGATATTCTATTTTTGCActgaataaaagagaaaattttTAAAGGAAGTTTTGAGACTTTAATTTCAGATGATCATCCTGTCCATCCTACAATTCATTCCTTCATCTTACTGCTTCATCATGTGACCAAAGCAACAAGTATCTCAAGTTTGTTGTGGTTTGGTGTAAAGCCTCTTTGACTTAAAGATCAGCTCTTCCCTGGGCAACCTTTAAATCCTCTGTAGAGCACAGACGTGCACAGTTATGTAACGGCGAATGCCCGTGTCATTTTGACTCTCTGGACTTTCATGACTTTAACACCTGGAATAATAATGATGGCAGCAAATGTAACAGAAAAGTTTCTCTTGGCGGTGGTTGTGGATTAAGTGGAAAGCTTCTTCCAGAAAAAGCAATTCACAGTGCAGAGTGAAGAAAAAGCTTTAATTATAGACAGTATAGAAAAATACTCCTCCCTTGTGCTCTTCTTCCCACATTCAGTAACATATTTGATAATTCAGTATTTGAATGCCTTTTTGTACATGATGTGAAAGGAAGCATATAAGGTGAGGACAGAACAACTGCCAAGTCAATCACGACTGTCTGATACACTTTGCTCTTGCATTAATGAGACTTAAGCCTTTTAAAGAGGATAAAATTAGCACCCGCAGGACACAAGTGATTGAGTTATGCAACAGCAAACGGGCTTCCCAGGAAAAGTCAAGGTGCCACCAGCACCTGCATGACAACTGTTATGCAGGAGATTGCTAATTCAAACCCCTAACGTCTCAGTTCCCGTGaaatttatctttgttttttgacagATAATTACACTCCAGTCAAATCATTCAAGACTACTTTTCACGAGTAAGCAATGTTAGGCAGTTTGGTACCAAAGACGGGAAAAGGTGGGGCATTTCTTTTTAGTGCAAGACTGTTTTTACCCTGTTGGAAGAGcaatgacaaaataatcagAGGATGATCTACTTTCTCTGTTAAAGCATATAAGCAGGGTTGCTACAGATGGAAAACTGACAGaagttttgcttttattgcagTTATTTCTAGATAACAGTCCACAGACCACAGCCATCACTGATGCATCATTACACTCTCAAGGGAAATCTGAACAGGAGTGGATGAACATCATTTTAATGGCACCTCTTCAATGCCAGTGCTTTTGGGAGTCATCTCAAAAACTACTACTACCACATCACTAAGTGCTACTAATAATGCTTAcccgttgttttttttttttgttgttgttgttgttttttttttttttaaacgtaGCTTCCAATTAAAATTGTACTTGTAGGGAGCTACTACACAGCCATCGgtgtcagagaaaaaaataacaaattcatGGCTTGTGCATTAGGAAATCCAATTGAAACATCCAAAAAGGTCCCTTAAAAATCTGCAGATTCCTTCGTCTTCAGCACTCAATGTATATCCACAATCACAGATGCTTGGTCATTCAGCTGCAGAGAGGTGCGTAAAGGTAAACTGACTAACCTGGAGGTGTGACAGGAGTCTCCCAGACATGAAGGGTGGAGTCAGTCTGCTAAAATTAGCAAAGGAGTGAAAATCctttcttgcttgttttttttttctttttggcttaGCTTTATTTGTTTACCTCTCCTTTCAGAGGGAATTATTTACATTGCTCTGGATGTCCAAAGAGATCAAGTCTCAGAAGGTCCTGATTTAGTAATAACAGTCCTACTATAATCTGCATAGTTTTTTCTGCTGGGCATTCAAAAAGatatcaaaaacatttcatccaATTTCTAGAGTAGTGACATTATGAGATGTGAGATATCTTGTACCAGCTCACGCTGACCAGTTTAATAAATTTAGTAACAACTGAGGGATAAAATGGAGGCTTTCCTGTTGTTAATCAGTCCAAGTCACACACTTCATAATGGCTGATAATAAGTGAGCACACttcatctgtgctgctgtggataatttaaaatgacttgCTACTACTTCTAAACATAACTAATCTTCTTGCAATGAATTATTTATAATGTTAAATTGGTTTTACTAAAGTTTTATTTGTATACTTCATAAATGTGTGAGCCTGTTAAGATAAATTTACAAATTCAATGGTTAGTGTCAAGTTCTCAATTACTGTTAAGCATGAAGTTCAAAGTAAATAATAACTTCCAAATTCAGCAACAAAAAGCTTCAAGGAGATCTCATTTAGCAGAGTGAAATTTGATTAGGAgagctaaaaagaaaaactggctGCAGCTGTTTCCTCAGTGCATTTTTGAGTATTTAATCAGACATCAATTATGGCTTGTATTTGGGTAAGATTTCTGTTGGAGGTTTTGGCATGCAAGATGATTCTGTCAGTTGTGTTCTACAGCTTAAACCAACACTGGATTACTTGAGATGACTGGATATTTTTGATGAAGGCAAATAAAAAGCAGATCACGGTAAATATAGatgttttgtgattttagaAGTTGGTCGTTTGCACCGTAATAGTAATTTGACCGTGAATGTTTCTTGTGCCACTTTGCCATCTTTGCAtagcaacaacagcacagagTTAGACTTTGATGTGAGGTATTTGTTGAGACgcagctgtttgtgtgctgcttAGTCACTGAGTGTGTGGCCATGGCTTCTTTTACCTTCACAAATTGCCATGGCTATTGTACATGCAGCCATTGTGATGGTGTTTCCAAGGCAGCATTCATTCGTTAATCATCTGTTGgggtgattttctttttatgtggACAAGATGACTACCAAGGTGTGTGTTATGGAATTGGAGCCATTTTAATATTCTGACAGTTTTGTAGGTCATTCAAAAGGTCTCTTATTATGGCTTTAAATCTTGCTGATTATAATAATagttaataatagtaataataaaatcagaGAATTGCTTGGTCAGAATCAAAGGAGAATTCCAGCTTTCCGATTACAGTGGGGTCGAATATTACACAACGATATTGCTGCTGTGAGAAGTAGAGTGTGTTGAGTAGGTGACACTTTAGATCCGTGAAGTGTGCATGTGAAGATTCCCATCAACGAGCTGCTCTCAGAGCCCAGacagggagaagagagacaatCTAAGAGCACATGGCAAAGCATTCGCCCAAGCAGTTCCACACCTGGCTCCACCTTTTCTCCCTTCAGCATCAAGCTGACCTCATGCTGCAacacctgacaacacacaccacGCTTAGACAGCAGGTGTCTATAATTATCTAATCTGTTCTGAGCCATGCTAAtccagcacacatacacactggaTCAGACGCACTCACAGAACACGTCTACAGCTGTGATATACTAGAACACAAATTTCCACAAATCATAAGACACAGACGGGTACTGATGGTGGATCACTTTGTggcatcaaatcaaatcattcaaAAACTCAAACAATATATTGGTTTAATACAAAGAAAAGGAGTTTGTTTGTCGTACGCCACTACTTAAACCTTTGTGCATGACTTACTATTAACCTACATCCACGCATTAAAGGGTAAGCATGAACAGACAACCTTATACGCATAACATGCAACGAGAATGTCAAAGTGTTTTGGTCTCCTCTGTCCTGTTGACACCTCATGTTGTCCTACTCTAAATGCTTGCATGGCATTCATATATGAAGAAGATCGAAGAATGTAACAAGATCACCCATTGTCACTGTCATCGACTTGTCGTGTCACGTTTTTCACCAAATTTATTTCTAGCACAGAAATGTTTGacttacaaataaaaaaatggccTTACAGTAAATAAGTGTGATGAAGCTGAATGTTTCCTTTGcattgatagatagatagacgGTCCGAGGGTTaaaattaggttgtcatagcagtccggtatacttcaatacagtaaaacacacaataacacaaaatactGGGTATAACAATAGAATAAAAGGGGATGGTTTGCCACTAATGCACCAGCAATTCAGATTGTCTGGgcctttttttaatctaaagGTTCCGACAATCACAGTTTTCATGCTGAGACAGGACATCTCAGGCAGGAGCAGTACATAATGCATCTGGTGCACAGGTGTTTGTTCTTTGGTACAACCAACAACAAACTACTTATGGAACAGGATGAAGCATCCCACTACTTGACAGTTCCTAGTTTGATCCACACAGTCGGTGGTCAGAGTAAGGGATGGTATGagcataaacaaataaataaaatcgtAATCTGAAACCAGTTATTAAACTACTCTCTCTATCTTACAGGAAATTCATTTCCACATGTACAGGTCATCAATCTTAACCTGAAGTTAAGCTAACCAACATACCCAGAGGGCCACAGCAGTCAGTTCATGTTCTCTGTTACTAAGCAACATGCATGGCCCTTAAGCTTTGTTAATGAAAGTATCTAAAAATTTAGTTTGCATTCATTTATGTTCAGTTTATGTCAGCTGCAGAATCATTACCACCCAAAGAACTGTCCCTTTGCACCATTTACATCCTATTAAACTCTTTGCAAACTGTAAACACAAGTTATACAGAATACAGTTCCCAGCATGCtctaacccctgttacataaCACAGACACGTGTTGCTGTGGAAAGTCCATTAACTGCACACAGATTTAGTCTGAGGATACCATAacccagtcagtcagtcggtaAAATAGCCATTATTTCAATGAGAATTTTCATCATCCTGTCTTCTCTGCAACTGTGAAGACGTTAGTGAAAGAATTTTAATGAACTGCAGTTTCTATAGGGGCAACTGAATTtgacaacaaaattaaatcTAAACACTAATTATTCTTCATGCTTCAACGctttttaacagtaaaataatcACTTTTCTTCAGATCATGAAAATtccaaagaaaatgcaaatgaggtGAGAAAATTTCAAATTGAATTGTTTCAtgattttttacttttacttggAGCCTATTTATTCTGCACTAGGCAGTCCTCTTGACAGTTATTTCTATAAAACAGCCCACTTGTCTCAATTGGTAAAAAAGATATATTTTAGTCTTTAACAGGACTAGACAGGAGTAATGATTTATAtttgagttttgatttttgtctggAAATTTTTCATCTGAAAGAACAAGCCATCACGTCAAAAAATCACGGATGCAAACCAGTAGCGTCGCTGATAAACTGATTCTCAggcaaacaacaataaaagtcTAAACATTTAGCATCTGCTTAACTGTATCTAACTTTAACTGCTGAAGACATGTCATCCACTTTAAACTTTATAGAGAATTAATGTCAGCAGGGAAGTAAATGCAACAGTGCATTAAACAATGTTCTGTGAAAATATGTGAATGAGGTTTGGCAGCAGGACAATAATCATCACATAAAGTGAGtctgtgtttctcctctttgaGGTTCAAAGAAGAGCGAGGAGTGTTTGCATGGCTTTCTCTCTGCACTCAGCAGACCTCGACCTCACTGAATACCTCTGGAAAGCAAAAAGGATAAACGTGTAACCATCaatcacagtcagtcagtgaatcaattgcacacacactcaagaaTGAAGCTGGAAGAtgtctgttctgtctttctctaaAGAGGGGAGATCAGATATAAAGCTAAAAATTCAAATGCTAAAATGTACAAATTAGAGAATTTTCACTAAATACTAAGAAACATTTCCGGCTAATATTAGAAAAATCGTTTGAAATGTGTATTGGGTTTTGACTGTAAATGAAAGCATGAATaagaatataaataacaaatacataaaatgtgCATGCAGAAAAGCACCACAGTGGTGATATAAAGTGAGTGAACATGCTAATGATGCAAGCCTCTTTTGCATCATAGAGGCGTGATTCATGGCTGATGATCCTGTTTCAGTGATGATTTTAATTACATCTTCTTGTCTTGTAAGAGCAGAGTTTCAGCTGGATCTGAGCCAGAGCTCAGCACCAGCTCCTGATTATGAGAGTTAACTGCTCTTACTTACACAGGAGATGtacaattaaaacatttcagattgGATAAGCACCTCTCGACTTGCTCTGCCATCATGCCCTCCACTTGAGAATGAAGTTGAGAaggaaatgcattttcaacTCAGGCTCATTTTGCAAAGTCTATGTCAAATTAAAGCTAAAATTATGCGGCTAGGATTAGATGTTTCTTGCTGTCTCATTGGGGGTTAGGTGAGAAAACCGATACAACTTTTCAtctctgtgaaaatgacaacCAGAAAAGAAAGATACATCTTTCAACAGCTTCCCAGTCTTGTTAACATGTCGTAACTTGTTAACTAGACTCCCAGCTTTTACCTAAGTTTCATTTGGAGTTTCTAAAGTTTGTAAAGAGCTTCACGATGAGGACAGAATCCCTGAGATGTGTGCCTCCGTTCTAAGTGTGCACCGTTCAATTAGTCCAGTGAATCCAATCAGTAATGCAACCTCATTACCCTTCAGTGGCTGAAAATGGCTGCATCTCCACCTCCCTCTGGAATTTGCTTTTTAAGTATTTGCAGTCAACAAGACATAATGATTATGTACAAATACTATCTAAGATTGGTTAAAATGACCTTTTCGTTACTTGTGGACATTTTGTCTAACAGGGGCAATCTGTCATTTTAGTTGAGGAACATGAATATCTCGATTCAGGGCCTCCAGCAAACCCTCAGGGCCTCACGCTGAAGAGATGCTTGAAAGTGAGTAAGAAGCCATTTGACGACAGAAATTATTTACAGGACTGTCTTCTGATTTTGTAAAAGTAGactacactctctctctctctctctctctctcacacacacacacacacacacatacacgtgcacacatatatgtttttcaagttgttttatgatgatgatgttaacTGTCactaaatcatttgtttttttgatttttttgatttgattaatttttGTGTAGcagcgtctctctctctctctctctctctcccttttaatggaaaaatatgtttgccttaattaatttataaatattaaattccCGATGAAGTCTACTATTTCACTGTACTGTAATGTCATTTTGGACAGTAAGATTTATCGTTAAACTACAAAATATCTTGCCTCTGTTACATTATCTTTCCACAAAAAACATATGTATACTGCACATTCTGCCTAATCTTGGCATCGGCATCGGCCTCAAAAACTAAGCGTGATGAAAACATTGTTGATGCTACATGTGTCTACTATGTTCTCTAGAGATTCTATGCAATAAGTAGAGATTTAACCCTTTGGTATGAGTGCACTACATACTATTATGCGGAAAGATGTGATAGTGTCTGTGGTCCTGCTCCctaacaaaatgcacaaaaagaagaaactgtCTGATGCGCAACCCATCTAGTTAATTTACAGTGTGACCCTTCAGGCAATTCGTTTGAACTTTATCCTCTAACAGCATTGGGTGGGGATGAATCTAACAGAATGCCACATCTCTGACGATGCACATGTGGCCCAAAGCCAGCATTTCTGCATCGCTTTAAGAAACTGTCACATCCAAAATGCAAGAGTTGACTTGTTTCTGTCCCGAGATGTAGTCATTAATCTTTTAATTCACTAACAGTTTATGTGTTTCTAGCATTTTAGGTGGATGAGGACTATACCAGCTCATTTAAAGATTCACTAATGGTTTTCACAGGTAGGCGTTTTGCCAGTATCCTGGGTTGACCTGTGAGTGACTCACTCAACCAAACACAGCACAACCATCACATTCACAATCATATGCTTAATTGGGTGACGGCACTAAATACACTCTTACTCTAATAGCCACATATTACTCAGTATTTGTC
The Scatophagus argus isolate fScaArg1 chromosome 1, fScaArg1.pri, whole genome shotgun sequence DNA segment above includes these coding regions:
- the LOC124062203 gene encoding excitatory amino acid transporter 2-like isoform X1, which gives rise to MQKQVEVRMDESHLENNVDTPESACGSLCDKIMKNMVLTLTILGVFLGSIAGMLLRHISPLHPDIIMIIAFPGEILMRMLKMLILPLVVSSLVTGLAGLDAKSSGRLGTRAMVYYMSTTVIAAVLGVVLVLLIHPGNPKLRANLGQGKKNDEVSSVDAFFDLIRNLFPENLVQACFQQIQTVTTKVQVPTNRTKAPPQFTVKRSLQFKSGMNVLGLIGFFVAFGVIMGKMGEKAKLMLEFFNVLNEIVMRLVGAIMWYSPVGIACLICGKIISIADLEVVARQLGMYMITVIVGLIIHGGIFLPLIYFVIVKENPFKFFMGIFQAWVTALGTASSAGTLPVTFRCLEENLGIDKRVTRFVLPVGATINMDGTALYEAVAAIFIAQMNGIVLDWGQIVTVSMTATLASVGAASIPSAGLVTMLLILTAVGLPTQDISLLVAVDWLLDRFRTSVNVVGDSYGAGIVYHLSKHELDSFDSQQARMEDFEMARNQSFFENNTNQNVYAHHNSILIDDCKVHFTLTDIETCM
- the LOC124062203 gene encoding excitatory amino acid transporter 2-like isoform X2; its protein translation is MQKQVEVRMDESHLENNVDTPESACGSLCDKIMKNMVLTLTILGVFLGSIAGMLLRHISPLHPDIIMIIAFPGEILMRMLKMLILPLVVSSLVTGLAGLDAKSSGRLGTRAMVYYMSTTVIAAVLGVVLVLLIHPGNPKLRANLGQGKKNDEVSSVDAFFDLIRNLFPENLVQACFQQIQTVTTKVQVPTNRTKAPPQFTVKRSLQFKSGMNVLGLIGFFVAFGVIMGKMGEKAKLMLEFFNVLNEIVMRLVGAIMWYSPVGIACLICGKIISIADLEVVARQLGMYMITVIVGLIIHGGIFLPLIYFVIVKENPFKFFMGIFQAWVTALGTASSAGTLPVTFRCLEENLGIDKRVTRFVLPVGATINMDGTALYEAVAAIFIAQMNGIVLDWGQIVTVSMTATLASVGAASIPSAGLVTMLLILTAVGLPTQDISLLVAVDWLLDRFRTSVNVVGDSYGAGIVYHLSKHELDSFDSQQARMEDFEMARNQSFFENNTNQNVYAHHNSILIDDCKVTMGKNGKTAEFSLVEEEPWKCE